ATGGTACATTCACTTTATAGTCAACTTTAcaaatcaatggatataatattagttaacaataataatgaatagatTAATTAACCAATAAATACTTCTCGTGAAAAAGACTCACTTTTGAATGCCATCATTTCAAGAGGAAACTATGCAatgcaatattatttttaacttCAACAAACGTCTGAGGGAAGCTGTCCTATACCAAACATCGTATaatgtaaaacaaaaaaaatcaatctcCAACAACTCTtgatatcatatatatatataattataaaatgtatgaaaatatCGATTTTAGTTAgtgattatcattattttatttttagtaaaataaATTCGACTTAAATACaggaatgtatttatttatttgaatataacaaaAGTGCAATAGTATACctctagctgtaagctatttgagggatttataaaaataatcctttacatacaataaaacaatcaataacaatagttctattttttaatcgacttgattatatttttttgtaactgattGCTCTGTTTTGTTTATTGCACCATAGCTTAACTtaacttataaaatagaaaaagactTTGCTCGGTAAGCGACAATCACTTTGGGATATTACCTAATGTTATTCACTCTGacacaaatatttattaaatcatacataatatatcttcattgtaaatttggaatttggaaatttttaactcaacaaaacataataaatagtTAATTTGATTTCATACacaataggaaactgtttttataatattatgttgttttaATCCTGGTTGTACCAATACATATAAAACTTTCAGCAATTTATATTGTCTTTgaagaattatttcaaatgcACTAATGGAAAACAGCACTAATCTAGGGAACGATTTCTCGTCAAATTCAATTAGTTTAATCTCTCACAGCGATATTTTCACGTAGTTCGTAGCTTCCAAATTATGCAAGCGTTCACCTCTCAATCTGAGAACAGCCAACAATTCGATTCTCTGCTGAGATTTCTTGTCAAATCGCATGAAGTTTATTACTTCTTGCTCTCCCGAATGAAGTCTCTCCAGATGTCGCGGTAAGTTCGTCGCTACACCTTTTCTACAAAATGGACAGTATAGTAACTTTCTCACACAAATATTCCTTTTCTTCCGTACTTCCAAATTATGAAGAAGTGTACCTCTGCTTCTAAACAATTTCAACAGTTCAATTCGCTTTGGAGATTTCTTGTCACACTCTTTCATCAACTCTTTCACCTCTCTTTCATCAGGGTGCACTTTTCCCAGGTGACGAGGCAAATCTTTGGTTGGCTTTATACAAAATGGACAGTAGTTCAAGTTTTTCAGTGATTTTGATTGGTTCACAGAGCTGCTATTACGCAGTGCACGTTTATTCTTTATAGCTTCCAAGAAATGCAGCTTCTCACCTCTATTTTTTAGCAATCTCAATAATTGAACTCGCTCCTGAGAATGCTTTTCGTATTTCAAATACTGCTGCACTTCCTTCTCACCAGAGTGTAATCTCGACAAATGACGCGGCAAATCGAAAACCGGAGTTTTACAAAACGGACAGTAAAACTTCCTATTGTTCCTAGCAGCTATTTTCCCTATCGTATCGACCCTGGTAGTGTTGGGTTTGACTGATGATTTGTGCAATGGATTAGCCATGCTACTGGAGGAGGCTTCTGGTTGAATGCTTATGGTTGTCAAACCAGGGGATGAAAGTTTTTGTTCCAAAATGTTTTTACCAGCACTCTCTGACTGTCGTTTGTGTTGGATAATACCAGAGGTTGATGGTTTTTGTTCCAATGTTGTTTTCTTCACTCTCTCCAAATCAATACTATTGCATAATTCTCCAGAGCTTCTCCTCCTTCCTACCTGATAAGACCTGGTGTTGCAGGGTTCTCTTGAATTTTGCGATGATTGAGACCCTCCAGATACACCTGCTTCCCCTTGCTGATTAAGACTTGGAAGTGTTTGATTTTGAACAGCATTatcagatatatctttctctgattctacatttctaaataatcttCTCATCTGATCAGTCTTAGCATTTATATTCTCTCTTGGATGATTTGGCAAAGGATAAGATAATCTCACGATGCTCACTGATGGATCAAGATGAGGTAGACTAATGGAGAGAGAATTTCTAGTATTGTTTTTGCCAGAATTTCCTATCAAACTAAGATTTTTACcaagttttgaattttcagCGTGTCCATCTCTCACCTGTTTAATCTCAGGATTGATAGATTCTTGAGATGGAGTTTGCGATGAGCAAGATGTTATACTCACTGATGGTTTCAGTTGAGGAAGTTTAGATGAAGGACATTTTTTAGCTTCATCACCTACGCTCCCTTTCAAAGTACTCACAGGTGATTCCAGTTGAGAAACCTTGATGGATGGAATTTCATGAGAGTCATTATTACCTGAATTCCCTTTTAAACAGGTACTTTTCCAAGATTCTGGTTTTGTAGTGGATCCACTTTTCACCTGATCACATTCAGGATTGTCGGGCTTTTCCCTAGATGGATTTTCGAATGAGCAAGGTTTTATAATGATACTCACAGCCGGTTTGATATGAGAAAGACTAGAAGGAGCATTTTGAGTAACTGATGATGGTCTTATTTGAGATGAACTAGAAAAAGTAACATTTCGTGGTACTGATGTTTCTGTATGATCGTTACTGGTAGATGGAGGATTTTGAGTAACTGATGGTTTTATGAGAGTACaaatagaagatgaagaatttcGAATAACTTTACCATGATTCCCCTTAGAACTAGTTTTTTCGCAATTTTTTGGGTTTTCAGAAGATTTCTTCCCTACTTGATCACTTCCAGCCTTTTTGGGTTCATTAGATGAAGTTTTCGATGGGAAAGAAGATTTAATAATACTCACCGATGGTTCTAGATGAGGAACAGTTGAAGATAGAGAATTATCAGTGATCTTATCCTTCAAACTAATTATTGTTTCACATGTTTTTGAGTTTTCAACATATCCCTTCTCTATCTGATTACTCTGAGCATTGCTTTTTTCATGTGGTATAATTTGTAATGAATGTGATGATCTATTATTTTCAGGCACTACTGGATGAACAAGAGCTTGTGGATTTTTGATAGCTTTGTTAACgaatttttccttcaaattagTTTTACTGCAAGCTTtcggtttttcaaaattactcTTTTGCACCTCAACATTGCTAGTTTTTTCAGATGGGAgcctattttttattgaaaaaggaGCCCCAACATTTCCAGATGTTCCTGGTTGCATATTATCAACCGATTGTGGAGTTTGGATACCCTTATCACCAATTTTCCCTTCAAACAAACTTTGCCACAAACTTCCCGATTTCTACCAGATCTCTTCTCTACCTGATTTTTCTCAGCATTTCTAGTTTCATGAGATGAAGTTTGAAATGAACAAGGAGGTTCAATTTTTTCAGATGTTTGTGGTTGAGTTATATCGGAAGATATTGGAGTTTTATCAGCAGTGCCAGATACCCCTGAAATCGAATCGGAATTTCCACTCAATTCTAGAAGGAAATCGTGAGAATATGTCGAACTAGTgaaattatcatcaaatattatttcttgtttcacaaaaatattttcaaattcttcctgaTTAATTCTTTCAGCCGGAGGTGGTGGCTTTTCATCTTCAACTTCTTGCTTGATTCGAATTTCCTCGAAGGCCTTCGGTTGAGTAGACGAGTGAAATTGAGGAGTACGGTCTGCTTGGCATGGTTCCTGTGCTAATTGATTTGGTTCAACAGTTTGGAGTCCTTTTGAACGAGAATCTgtgaaaaaatgattatttttcttagtttatagatggaaatgaatgagagattgcaatttcttgaaaatgcaaatgataattattattaaacgaaaatctaaatTCATTGGGTGGTTGATAGCATTTGAATTTTAGATCaatcattattactatttgtGATAAAATTagttcattatttgttaattaACTGTGTAATGGAGTCTGTTATGTGAGTAATGTCAtggaataaaacttgatttgatttgaataattttttgtcaatttttttgtcACTTTAGATTCAATGTGGTTCATGAACTCAAAGTTTAGCTATTGATGACAATTCATGAAATATCATTGATAGTCGTTTTCCAACTCAATTTCTGCAATTAATTAGtgaatctttaaaaaataatgagaTGGCGTTGGTATTAAATAAAAGTACCTGAGTGAATACTTATGATGAGTGTATTGAATTTATGGTAGCCTGTTCTAGAATTAAAGATTTAAACTGCTTGAACTAAATTAACATTTTGATGAATGAACCAGAAAAAGTGAATATGATCACAACACgaaaatgaatcaataagaTGAATTGCCATTGTTTGTATGATTCCAGCCAGCAAACTCGACTATGCTCACTCTCATAGCAAATCTGTGAAATCAGTGAGAACATGCAGGATAAGCATACATTGAAATACAATGAAATcaattcgaattttatatcaataAAAACCACAATTATACCAAACTAAGGGTCAACTATTAGAAAGAAGcaacataaattattattttgagacTATATAATATTAGAAAGGGTAGGGAAAACTATGTAACCAAATTAtcatggaataaaaataaaaaatcgaaatacccttttttaaaattgtttactcacctTATGTTTCAACATttatgtcattatcaagtgagtgaacttgataatgacataatgttaaaatattttatgagtaaaaaattaaaaaaaaaggtatttagattttttattttcatttcatgatATTTTAAACGATACATTAATGCATTTAAATGATACATTCAATGAAACTAtacatttaataaaaattgaacgTGCATTTGATGAACCGATACAtttaaatgatattttatttcatgaattttcatgatacaTTAACTTTCCAAACACAACCCACATCAATGACAATAGAATGGCTGATTATCAATCgttaatatacaaatatttaCAACACCCAACATTTTTTCCCAAACTCTAAAGCTAGGCTTGAAATCCATTCCATTAcataatatgatttattgtaAGAAgcaagaaaatttacaagagtgGGGCTCAATTGAAAAGGAGAACAGAATCTATGTATGCCcacctacaataataataaaaaaaaacagattaACACTAGAAATAGAAGTCAGGTTCGAACAAAAAAGACGACGCATTTTTCTATTCATTaagtataaaataatcaaatgtcAAATAtcagtatttatttgaaatagtaTAATGCTAAGATAcgatacattacaataatattattatatttctatggAATTTTGAGTTGggattcacatttatatgaatACCTCTATTGCAACCTACTGTTGAAGCAATTTGTGTATGCTAATAAAGTGTTTTGAATGAAAACGagttgatatttttgaaaaaaactgaagaaattattgactaaataaatgaatgaaaacacTGGTTTCACTTGTTGTCGGAGCCAGTAGTTTTAAAAATAGCAAGtcgttttcatttaatatggatATTCACCACAACATCATCTTTGCAACAATACAGAAAGTTAATAAACTGTTAATCAAAACATCTTTGAAcgtcaagaaataaaaaaatctaagtacctttaaaaaaaaatgtcttGATAAcacattaagggccggtttccgagctcgggatttagctaagtcctagactttaaacagctggagtcagaaaattggctttccaaaacggggcgtagtcgcagcttttataacagtagtcgtagtttttattttctcatttctataattggaaacgtttttccttgacgaaattggacattcctaaataattcaaaatagctcaaactttacactattttctcaatttattttgtgttcaattttctagtttttcgagctttaattcaaacgtgactatgacaatgactgcgactacgccccgttttggaaaaacaattttctgactccatctgtttaaagtctaggacttggctgaatcccgagctcggaatccGGCCCTAAGAGTAGAGAGTAGACCTAACAAAAAAAGGTAATCTTAAACATGCTCATTATATACATGCTTTgaatatcaatatatttatccgattattaatcattatgagtagaattaaaatattttattgattgattatttagaTATCACAATAATTGGATAAGTATTCATGcattttgaaagattgaaatgtTCATATTCTCTTGTTGTGTTTGAGATAAATGTGTATTCTGAGATTGGGAGCCCTCTTGGATCGATGCGGACACAGGGGACATTGGAACCTGGGATCTTGTCCGCACTCATTCTTCGCATGGTTGTCTCTGGTGTGTTTCCATCTGTACACTCTTCCACATTTGTGACAAGGATACCTGGAATCACTATCTCCCTCGCCTTCAACGTCAACATCccctagaaaatataaaaacctGTCAGCAAATTTTTTGCAAAATTATGATTCCACTAGAGCTCTAACAATGCTTGTTTGTGGAAAAATTTGAAGGATTGATGATAATGACAAGAGATGAATTGGTTTCATTCATCTCTTGTCATTATCATCATCccttccaattttttttaaGTTTAGGTCATTGGGTGGGTTTTGAGCTTTCGAGTCACTTGGAATTCATATTGTAGCAATAAATGAAAGCTGGATCATGTAGTCAGCACATTTCCAAAAAAAGTGTTATCATTCCCTGTTTATCACAATTATTCAAgtatattcgtatggctttttgttGGTGGAGAGTCCCTCATGGAAAGGTCTATAGCCTTCACACTATTTAACAAATGGAAGCTGTTTTACATAAGAAATAGGCAAAGAGAAcgcacattttttcaaaatatgaataattcacattaaattgaagagaatattgtaaataatggaTCCACTCCACTACAAAAAAATGGAGTCAATTATTGTTCAGGATTGTAATGTTTTCAATCCTAACGATGGTTGAATTAAGAACAGATTTTTTACCAACATTTAAATCTTCTttatatgtatatttttctctttatcAATATAGGTTTCATCCAGTTTCTAATGATTAATGAGAACTCCTCAATTGACTCACATTAATCATTAGAAATAGGATGAaacctataataaatattgataaaaagaaaaatctggtgtggcgcactcacacaactttccttgccgttatgaaaattgatcacctgacgctagtgttcccgcgcatctcaagtctactactctaagatttgagccagctggtgacaggactataacgctggtgacacacgaggtctgctatctcttcatagtgaattatttaatagaatcaacagttgccaacagtttgcaattgaataatcacattttctcgaatttcgagcttatttccatttttaggtgaaaatgttactgaacattaattgtagagattttcatgttcaatcctttccaattgaatttttttgtttaaattgtatctgaaaacTTTATCTGaagtttttacagatatgagacttgtgccagttgatagagcttatcaattaaggtataaatttgatcaaaatcattggagccgtttttgagaaaatcgagagaacccctgtttttgacaacattatcgccattttagccgccatcttgaattgcgattgattgaaattgttggtgtcggatacttatagtgtaagaaccttaagttcaaaatttcaagtcattccgttgattgggagacgagatatcgtgtacacagacgcacatacacacacacacacacacacacacacacacacacacagactcaggggaccttgaaacgtatagaaatttagaaagtggggtaccttaatttttttcggaaagcaatacttacctcacctatggtaatagggcaaggaaagtaaaaatattcatacaaaaatgattgaaatgttgGTAAAAACAAATAAGAAGTCCACATTCTCAATTGCAAGTAGAAGAACAGATTTATACGGATAGGAAGCAGTATCTCAGTGCAGTATTCCGCAAGGATAGTGTATAGCTATATAGCAAGGATAGtgtatactatatactattcttgcaGTATTAGAATATTTTCTCCGGCGAATCGGGCGTAAGATTTAAAACCatacaattaataataaaaatcaattgtCAATGGACAATGGAATACAAACCAGATTGATACAAACTTTGTTTCATTGCTGCTTACAATTTCGAGTGAATGACGTCTTCCTGAACTTGATATGTAACACTTGGTACTCCTTCATAATAAAATCTACAAGTTATCTTCCAACtcatagagattgattgattctttctCCTGAgactttaaaacatttataacatGGTAATCCAAAGTCATTTTTACCCATAGTTATCTTGTGTTCCACTAATTTGGTTggcattattgaaaaaatgtcaacTCACTTCCACAGCAATTAACAATAATCATTGTATGTTCTATATAATCAGAAATTGTTTTAGACATGCATACATAATTACAAATTCAGGTGAGCTACTACAGtatttaatattcaaaaattcgATTTAAGTGAACGATGGatgtaaaataaaacaacaatccTGACAACATcataatttatcagctcaagTTAAACAGCATACACTTGATTAAAcgaaatagaaatgaaaaagacAGTGTTTGAAAGTCATGAACATTAAATTGACAGTTCAATACATTGTTCACTGGTAGAAGCTTGACTaacattgataatatttcacTCCATCTTTTCTTTTTACTCAACGtattatcaaattgaattgTTTGATATTTATAATACTAAAGACTGAAATATTTCTGttacaaataaatgaaatattcagtGATCCAGTGATCCTGTTTTAAAAAATATgcataatattacaaaattattatagacTATAGATTGGAGTGTCAATGGCACTAAATAGTATTCATCATGAAACATAACTAGACTAGTAAGCATTATCAAAGGCACATTAATTGACTAAATATTACTTTAAAGGttagattatttattataagtatcatattattaattataagtatcatttatattataaaatatatatttcagaaACCTGATCAAA
The genomic region above belongs to Nilaparvata lugens isolate BPH chromosome 5, ASM1435652v1, whole genome shotgun sequence and contains:
- the LOC111045289 gene encoding longitudinals lacking protein, isoforms A/B/D/L-like isoform X2 is translated as MKQRDVDVEGEGDSDSRYPCHKCGRVYRWKHTRDNHAKNECGQDPRFQCPLCPHRSKRAPNLRIHIYLKHNKRI
- the LOC111045289 gene encoding longitudinals lacking protein, isoforms A/B/D/L-like isoform X1, with amino-acid sequence MKQSLYQSGDVDVEGEGDSDSRYPCHKCGRVYRWKHTRDNHAKNECGQDPRFQCPLCPHRSKRAPNLRIHIYLKHNKRI